One region of Peribacillus simplex genomic DNA includes:
- a CDS encoding aldose 1-epimerase, whose product MTGYIEDIIFLNEKAIKFGNANVEAMLAPSLGSNLLSLKYKRKDIEVLRTPDSLEEYKKDPILYGMPILFPPNRIEDGQFTYKENTYKFPINEMGKFNHIHGLLHDKPWRVCKKEVNGNEIVINTEFSSSDFTNLKGSFPQDITVNMSLSLMDDTLDIQLEITNKGIEPFPWGAGYHTVFNFPFGPGSKMEDCRISLPVNKQWELNERSLPTGEIHETANTLEIQNGFSLEGRRFDDLFGYDEESALENECVLTDQDAGIQVIYQGDQRFKFWVLFNQEGFVCPEPYTWVTNAPNLDLSADLTGLRELSSGETVQLRTRLIMKEI is encoded by the coding sequence GTGACAGGGTATATAGAGGATATCATTTTTTTAAATGAAAAGGCCATAAAGTTCGGCAATGCAAATGTGGAAGCGATGCTTGCACCATCTTTAGGTAGCAATCTGCTTTCTTTGAAATACAAGCGAAAGGATATTGAGGTGCTGCGAACTCCGGATAGTTTGGAAGAGTATAAAAAGGACCCCATTTTATACGGTATGCCAATCTTGTTTCCTCCCAATCGAATTGAAGATGGTCAATTTACATATAAGGAGAATACGTATAAGTTTCCAATCAATGAAATGGGAAAATTCAATCATATTCATGGTCTTTTGCATGACAAGCCGTGGCGAGTCTGCAAAAAGGAAGTGAACGGGAATGAAATCGTCATTAATACTGAATTTTCAAGCAGTGATTTTACTAATCTAAAAGGTAGCTTCCCACAAGATATCACTGTGAATATGTCTTTGTCTTTAATGGATGATACATTGGATATCCAATTGGAAATCACCAACAAGGGCATTGAACCCTTTCCGTGGGGAGCAGGTTATCACACTGTATTCAATTTTCCATTTGGACCAGGGAGCAAAATGGAGGATTGCAGAATATCACTTCCCGTCAATAAACAATGGGAGTTGAATGAAAGGTCATTGCCCACTGGTGAAATTCATGAAACGGCCAATACGTTGGAAATCCAAAATGGATTTAGCTTGGAAGGTCGGCGGTTTGATGATCTTTTTGGCTATGATGAGGAAAGTGCTCTGGAAAACGAGTGTGTTCTCACTGATCAAGATGCTGGCATACAAGTCATTTATCAAGGCGATCAACGTTTTAAGTTTTGGGTATTGTTCAATCAGGAGGGGTTCGTCTGTCCGGAACCATATACATGGGTAACGAATGCTCCTAATCTGGATTTGTCGGCGGATTTGACTGGATTGCGGGAGCTAAGCTCAGGGGAAACGGTTCAGCTGAGGACTAGACTGATAATGAAAGAGATATAA
- a CDS encoding YezD family protein, translated as MEKKEEFKFRHIISSLEDLQYGSVIITVHDGEITQVDTTEKKRFPVKGRAVKTR; from the coding sequence ATGGAAAAGAAAGAAGAATTCAAATTTAGGCATATCATTTCAAGCTTGGAAGATCTACAATATGGATCCGTCATAATAACCGTACATGATGGTGAAATCACTCAGGTGGATACAACTGAGAAGAAACGATTCCCAGTTAAGGGCCGGGCTGTTAAAACAAGATAA
- a CDS encoding aminopeptidase, which translates to MSDFQTNLEKYAELAVKVGVNIQKDQTLVVNTTLEGADLVRLIVKKAYENGARNVIVNWNDDIVARTKYELAPDEVFHEYPKWRAEETIELAENGAAYLSVISSSPDLLKSVQPERIANFQKASGTALKKWRQYMQSDKVSWSIVAVPSKAWADKVFPEEAEGKRVDMLWEAIFKAVRVDVKDPVEAWKKHDDTLHEKVDYLNDKHYQKLHYTAPGTDLTIELPDKHLWVGAGSVNVQGHEFMANMPTEEVFTVPLKTGVNGTVSSTKPLSYGGNIINNFSVTFKEGRIIEVKAEEGEEILKQLVETDEGSHYLGEVALVPFNSPISQSNVLFFNTLFDENASNHLAIGSSYAFCIEGGKNMSPEELAENGLNESLAHVDFMIGSVKMNIDGIKQDGTSEPVFRNGDWAF; encoded by the coding sequence ATGAGTGATTTTCAAACGAATTTAGAAAAATATGCAGAGCTGGCCGTTAAGGTCGGCGTTAATATCCAAAAAGATCAAACCCTGGTTGTAAACACTACATTAGAGGGAGCTGACCTTGTACGTCTCATCGTAAAAAAAGCATATGAGAACGGTGCGCGGAATGTCATCGTTAATTGGAATGATGATATCGTTGCACGTACCAAATATGAACTGGCTCCGGATGAGGTGTTCCACGAGTATCCAAAGTGGCGGGCAGAAGAAACGATCGAACTTGCGGAAAACGGAGCTGCGTATCTGTCCGTCATCTCCTCAAGCCCTGACTTATTGAAAAGTGTACAACCTGAAAGGATTGCCAACTTCCAAAAGGCATCCGGGACTGCTCTGAAGAAGTGGCGTCAGTATATGCAATCGGATAAAGTAAGCTGGTCCATAGTCGCCGTCCCTTCAAAGGCTTGGGCTGATAAAGTATTTCCTGAAGAAGCAGAAGGAAAACGCGTTGATATGCTATGGGAAGCCATTTTCAAGGCAGTTCGTGTTGATGTGAAGGATCCTGTAGAGGCTTGGAAAAAACACGATGATACCCTGCATGAAAAGGTTGATTATTTAAATGATAAGCATTACCAAAAATTGCATTACACGGCTCCTGGAACCGACCTGACAATCGAGTTGCCTGACAAACACCTTTGGGTCGGAGCAGGAAGCGTTAACGTACAGGGTCATGAATTCATGGCTAACATGCCAACCGAAGAAGTGTTTACGGTTCCATTGAAAACAGGTGTTAACGGTACGGTTTCCAGTACGAAACCCCTTAGTTATGGCGGCAACATCATTAATAATTTTTCCGTAACCTTTAAGGAAGGACGGATCATTGAAGTAAAAGCTGAAGAAGGGGAAGAAATCCTAAAACAATTGGTTGAAACGGATGAAGGTTCACACTATCTTGGGGAAGTGGCACTCGTTCCATTCAACTCACCGATTTCCCAATCGAATGTTTTATTCTTCAATACATTATTCGATGAAAACGCGTCAAACCATCTCGCTATCGGCAGCTCCTATGCTTTCTGTATTGAAGGCGGAAAAAATATGAGTCCAGAAGAGCTTGCAGAAAATGGGCTGAATGAAAGCCTTGCACATGTCGATTTCATGATTGGATCCGTGAAAATGAACATCGACGGCATCAAACAGGATGGCACTTCAGAACCTGTTTTCCGTAATGGGGATTGGGCGTTTTAA
- a CDS encoding amino acid permease: protein MVNKKWGLLILTTFVIGNMVGGGIFMLPAQLAQVSSPLGATLAWVVTGLGVFLIALVFGNLAVRKPDLKAGPQSYAQALFKSPAKGRVSGYSMAWGYWAANWAATASVIISFAGYLSTFFPVMHSTKVIYTAGSFDLEVGKALTFAVCSIALWGIQAILVRNFNSAGKLNLFATVTKVLGFLFFIIITIFIFDSSNLGNGAEFYDKAGSAISLGAQVNAAAISTLWAFIGIEAAVMLSNRAKSQNDVKKATILGLLIAVSIYIGITLLTMGAISQDDLKISQKPLVDALQAIVGSSGTYLMAALAVISLLGSTIGWIVVASEVPYQAAKSDLFPAYFAKANKNGTPVRSMTITNIMTQIFLFSTISGTILEAYKFSMIVATLAYLIPYLASVLYQLKLVMTGETYDIMKGSRVRDGIITILALVYSIWVIKTGTADMNTFILGIALYVFGIVLYPLWMRKKA from the coding sequence ATGGTAAATAAAAAATGGGGTTTATTGATTTTGACCACATTCGTAATCGGGAATATGGTCGGCGGCGGAATTTTCATGCTCCCTGCTCAATTAGCACAAGTATCCAGCCCATTAGGGGCCACATTGGCGTGGGTGGTTACTGGACTGGGAGTTTTTCTAATAGCTCTGGTGTTTGGTAACTTGGCAGTCCGGAAACCGGATTTGAAGGCTGGACCTCAAAGTTATGCTCAAGCATTATTTAAATCTCCGGCTAAAGGAAGGGTTTCAGGATATAGCATGGCTTGGGGTTATTGGGCTGCAAATTGGGCTGCAACAGCTTCTGTCATCATTTCATTTGCTGGTTACCTATCAACATTTTTCCCGGTCATGCATAGTACCAAAGTGATTTATACTGCTGGTTCATTTGATCTCGAAGTTGGTAAAGCACTAACATTTGCGGTATGCTCCATTGCACTTTGGGGGATCCAGGCAATCTTGGTAAGAAATTTTAACAGTGCTGGAAAACTGAATCTTTTTGCTACGGTTACCAAAGTGCTTGGATTCTTATTTTTCATCATTATCACGATATTCATCTTCGATTCTTCCAATCTGGGGAACGGTGCTGAATTTTATGATAAAGCAGGTTCAGCCATCTCTTTAGGTGCTCAAGTGAATGCTGCTGCAATTTCAACATTATGGGCCTTCATCGGTATTGAAGCTGCCGTCATGCTTTCAAACCGTGCTAAGTCACAAAATGATGTAAAGAAAGCGACGATTCTTGGTTTACTTATCGCTGTTTCCATTTATATCGGCATTACCTTATTGACGATGGGTGCCATATCTCAAGATGATTTGAAAATATCCCAAAAGCCACTTGTTGACGCACTACAAGCTATAGTTGGTTCAAGCGGCACGTATTTAATGGCCGCTCTTGCCGTCATTTCCTTATTGGGATCAACAATCGGATGGATTGTCGTTGCGTCTGAAGTTCCTTACCAGGCAGCGAAATCAGATCTGTTTCCGGCCTACTTTGCAAAGGCAAACAAAAATGGCACACCCGTCCGTTCTATGACAATAACAAATATCATGACACAGATATTCTTATTCTCCACTATTTCGGGAACGATCCTGGAAGCTTATAAATTCTCAATGATTGTCGCAACACTCGCTTACTTGATTCCTTATCTTGCATCAGTTCTGTACCAGTTAAAGTTAGTCATGACTGGTGAAACATATGACATCATGAAAGGCTCAAGGGTACGTGATGGCATCATCACCATCCTAGCGTTAGTCTACTCGATCTGGGTCATCAAGACCGGTACAGCCGATATGAATACATTCATACTAGGCATTGCCTTATATGTATTTGGAATCGTTCTATACCCACTCTGGATGAGAAAGAAAGCATAA
- a CDS encoding serine hydrolase: MTLQTIEHDILALVESFNGKIAYKIENGLGETIGYHVNESFQSASLIKIPMIIEGYRQSEQKKIYLNQPVTIPPNEVTGGSGVLHALSNKVFLTVEDLLTLMITVSDNTSTNMMMSLLGIDEINRCIKELGLKNTILERKMQDFKALKEGRDNTISAEDTITCLKAIHTGDFLTKESQERIMRVFDNQQIRDKLPSLMGRGVKVASKTGGIRGVAHDCAIIRSETQTVYAAVLTEDMKSEEESRQVISKIGKLIYDDMVSE, encoded by the coding sequence ATGACCTTACAAACCATAGAACATGATATCTTGGCATTAGTTGAATCATTTAATGGGAAAATTGCATATAAAATTGAAAATGGTCTAGGAGAGACTATTGGATATCACGTGAATGAATCCTTTCAATCAGCTAGTTTAATCAAAATACCAATGATCATTGAAGGTTATCGTCAAAGTGAACAAAAGAAAATCTATTTGAATCAACCAGTGACCATCCCCCCTAATGAAGTGACCGGCGGATCTGGGGTCCTGCATGCCTTATCAAATAAGGTATTTTTAACGGTTGAGGACTTATTGACATTGATGATAACCGTTTCTGACAATACATCCACGAATATGATGATGAGCCTGTTAGGCATTGATGAAATTAATCGATGCATCAAGGAACTTGGTTTGAAAAATACCATCCTTGAACGGAAAATGCAGGATTTTAAGGCATTAAAGGAAGGACGGGACAATACCATTTCGGCGGAAGATACGATTACCTGCTTAAAAGCCATACATACAGGCGACTTTTTAACGAAAGAAAGCCAGGAAAGAATAATGCGTGTATTTGATAATCAGCAAATACGGGATAAACTTCCATCACTGATGGGCAGAGGAGTTAAGGTCGCAAGCAAAACGGGCGGAATTCGGGGAGTTGCCCATGATTGTGCAATCATTCGGTCAGAAACACAAACAGTTTATGCTGCAGTTCTAACTGAAGATATGAAATCAGAGGAAGAAAGCCGTCAAGTAATAAGTAAAATTGGAAAGTTGATATATGATGATATGGTCTCAGAATAG
- a CDS encoding YdcF family protein: MVYNGSGTKRGKTLKRTMKFGIIGFVVLLGYFGFLHMKIQQSIHQPIPENANYLIILGARVKGSVPSLSLQYRIDKVAEYLSANEHTVVIVSGGKGPGEDISEAKAMQQGLIAHGIEAARIMMEDKSTTTHENIVFSKELIPDKAASGLIVSNDFHIYRAVEIAKKEGLDIKGIPAKTPKVVLLKSYTREYLAITKYYLTELIGR; the protein is encoded by the coding sequence ATGGTATATAATGGAAGTGGAACGAAACGGGGAAAAACATTGAAGAGGACGATGAAATTTGGCATAATTGGATTTGTTGTGTTACTGGGTTATTTTGGTTTTTTACATATGAAAATTCAACAAAGCATTCACCAGCCAATTCCTGAAAATGCCAATTACCTCATAATTCTTGGAGCAAGGGTCAAAGGTTCGGTTCCATCATTATCTTTACAATACCGGATTGATAAAGTTGCAGAATATTTATCGGCGAATGAACATACTGTGGTCATTGTATCTGGCGGCAAAGGTCCGGGGGAAGATATTTCGGAAGCAAAGGCAATGCAACAGGGGCTAATCGCGCATGGAATAGAAGCAGCGCGAATCATGATGGAAGACAAATCTACAACAACTCACGAAAATATTGTTTTCTCAAAAGAACTCATTCCTGATAAAGCTGCTTCCGGATTGATTGTCAGTAATGATTTTCATATCTACCGGGCAGTTGAAATAGCAAAAAAAGAAGGCTTGGACATAAAGGGAATACCAGCAAAGACACCAAAAGTGGTATTGTTGAAATCGTATACCCGTGAATATCTTGCTATTACCAAATATTATTTGACTGAATTAATTGGGAGATAA
- the cspC gene encoding cold shock protein CspC, whose product MEQGTVKWFNAEKGFGFIERENGDDVFVHFSAIQSEGFKSLDEGQKVTFDVEQGARGAQAANVQKA is encoded by the coding sequence ATGGAACAAGGTACAGTTAAATGGTTTAATGCAGAAAAAGGTTTTGGATTTATCGAACGTGAAAACGGAGACGACGTATTCGTACATTTCTCAGCTATCCAAAGCGAAGGCTTCAAATCTTTAGACGAAGGTCAAAAAGTAACTTTCGACGTTGAGCAAGGTGCTCGTGGAGCTCAAGCTGCTAACGTTCAAAAAGCTTAA
- a CDS encoding IS1182 family transposase gives MIQKQTSMVFSPYMAIYDVVVPKDNMLRKINELIDFSFVLEELRDNYCLHNGRNAVDPIRMFKYLLLKTIHDLSDVDIVERSRYDMSFKYFLGIAPEDPVIDPSSLTKFRKLRLKDINLLDMLIHKTVEIAIEKEIIKNKTIIVDATHTKARYNHKTPKEILMDQSKGLRKVIYSIDEEMKNKFPSKTTTDVLQDEITYCQKLIEVVETEERITQYPKVKEQLNLLKETVSDDIEQLRISKDQDAKIGHKSADSSFFGYKTHIAMSEERIITAATITTGEKTDGKELKALIEKSTAAGMVIETVIGDTAYSEKGNIEYSEENNIKLVAKLNPSVTQGFRKKEEEFQFNKDAGMYVCKAGHLAIRKARQGKKDVATNQTDTYYFDIEKCKICPLKEGCYKEGAKSKTYSVSIKSNEHTEQATFQESEYFKEKSKERYKIEAKNSELKHRHGYDVAKSSGLLGMELQGAMAIFTVNLKRILKLMA, from the coding sequence ATGATTCAAAAACAAACGTCTATGGTTTTTAGTCCATATATGGCCATTTATGATGTAGTGGTTCCAAAGGATAACATGTTACGCAAGATCAATGAACTTATTGACTTTTCTTTTGTGTTGGAAGAATTGAGGGACAACTACTGTCTTCATAACGGTAGGAATGCTGTCGATCCAATACGTATGTTTAAATATTTGCTGCTCAAGACCATTCATGACCTATCAGATGTGGATATAGTTGAGCGTTCCAGGTATGACATGTCCTTTAAATATTTCCTCGGCATTGCTCCAGAAGATCCAGTTATTGACCCTAGCTCCTTAACGAAATTTCGAAAGCTCCGTTTAAAAGACATAAACCTTTTGGATATGCTCATTCATAAAACCGTTGAGATTGCGATTGAAAAGGAAATCATTAAAAACAAAACGATTATTGTGGATGCCACCCACACGAAAGCCAGATACAATCATAAGACTCCAAAAGAAATATTGATGGACCAATCTAAAGGATTAAGAAAAGTAATCTATTCGATAGATGAAGAGATGAAAAATAAATTCCCATCCAAAACCACTACTGATGTATTGCAGGATGAAATTACTTATTGCCAGAAGCTCATCGAGGTAGTGGAAACAGAAGAGCGTATCACCCAATATCCAAAGGTAAAAGAGCAGTTAAATCTATTAAAGGAAACGGTATCCGATGATATCGAACAGTTAAGGATCTCCAAAGACCAAGATGCCAAGATTGGCCACAAGAGTGCTGACTCTTCTTTCTTTGGATACAAAACACATATTGCGATGAGTGAGGAACGAATCATTACAGCTGCGACTATCACTACAGGTGAAAAAACGGACGGTAAAGAATTAAAGGCATTAATTGAAAAGAGCACGGCTGCCGGTATGGTGATTGAGACCGTGATTGGCGATACAGCTTACTCAGAGAAGGGAAATATTGAATACAGTGAAGAAAATAACATTAAACTAGTCGCAAAATTGAATCCTTCTGTTACACAGGGATTCCGGAAGAAGGAAGAGGAATTTCAATTTAATAAGGATGCAGGAATGTACGTTTGTAAGGCTGGGCATTTGGCTATCAGGAAAGCTCGCCAGGGCAAAAAAGATGTAGCGACGAATCAAACAGATACCTATTACTTCGATATAGAAAAGTGTAAGATTTGTCCCTTAAAAGAGGGCTGTTATAAAGAAGGAGCGAAAAGCAAGACCTATTCTGTCAGTATTAAATCCAATGAACATACAGAACAGGCTACATTCCAGGAAAGTGAGTATTTTAAAGAAAAATCAAAAGAACGTTATAAAATAGAAGCGAAAAACAGTGAATTGAAACACAGACACGGGTATGATGTTGCAAAATCCTCGGGTCTACTTGGCATGGAATTACAAGGAGCAATGGCTATTTTCACCGTTAACTTGAAAAGAATATTGAAATTAATGGCCTAA